One Candidatus Eremiobacterota bacterium genomic window, GGCGACACGCCGGGCATGCAGCCCGTTCCCGGCATTCCCGGCAGCCTCCTCACGGGGATGCTGAGCCTCAACTGGATGTTTTTTGACTGGGGGAAAAAGGCCGACGAGGCAAAGATAAAGCAGGTCGAGCTCGATCAGCTCAGAAACAATGAAAAGCTCACCTATGACAGGGTCGTGCTGAGGATAAAAGAGGCTTACAGCCAGCTCAGGACTGCGGAAAGAAATATGGAGACGGCAAAGATCGCCATCGTATCGGCAAGGGAGAACCTCAGGATCTCAAAGCTCCGTTATCAGCAGCAGGTGGCTCCCCAGAAAGAGGTCATAGATGCCCTCACCAATCTGAAGAGGGCCGAATATAATTATCAATCAGCCTTCTATGCCTATCACATCGCCGTGGCGGGCCTTGATCAGGCCATGGGAAAAGACACGGCGAGGATCATAGAGAGCCAGAAAGGCGATGTGCGGAAGTGAAGGCGCGGCAGCGGGCCGATCTCATGTGATAACTTAAACTCGAGAGGTTGACTATGGACAAGAACAGGATTATTCAACTCGTGCTGATGGCCATTTTCATAGGCCTCATGCTTGTTGCGGGGTGCAACTTCATCAAGGAGCTCCAGGGCGAAAAGAAAGAATCAAAGACCATCATCGACGTGAGCGGCCGCATCGAGGGTGATCAGTTCAACGCCGGCGCGAAAGTGACGGGAAAAGTGGACCGTCTCCTTGTCGATGAAGGTGATACAGTAAAGAGAGGCCAGCTTCTTGGCTCCATATACTCCGAGCAGCTCAAGGCCAGCGTCGATTCAGCGAAAAAAGAGGTTGAGATATGGAAAAGCCGCATCATACAGTCCGAATCGGCGCTGGAGCAGGCCAAGGCAAGAACCCATGCCTCTGTCAATCAGGCAGAGGCAGGTCTGAACGTGAACACCTCGCAGCTCAACAAGGCCCAGGCCCTTTACAAACAGAGCGTGGCGCAGCTTGACCAGTCCGTCCTTGCCGTCAGGCAGGCCGAACTGGACCATGCCCAGGCAGGGGCCAGCCTCAAGAAGGCAAAGGCAAACCTCGATTACAATGACAAGGAATTCCAGCGCTACAAGAACCTCCTCAAGGAGGACGCCATCCCGAAGACAAAATATGATGCCGTCGAGACACAGTACATCACCGCAAGGGAGGATTTTGTGCTGGCGAAAAAGCAGGTTGACAAAGCCCTCACCGCCATTGACACGGCGAAAAAAAACCTTAATGTCGCCAATGCCAACGTGAATATCGGCATTGCGGGGATCAAGGAGGGAGCCTCGTCGGTCGAAGCGGGAAGAGCCAACGTAAACCTTGCCCAGGTCGGGTCCTATGATATCGAGCAGCGGGAAAAAGATGTGAAAATGGCCCATCAAAGCCTTGCGAAAGCCCAGGACGCCCTCAAGTCTGCCTTGGCGGACCTTGAGGACTCCCGCGTCTATGCACCGATTGACGGCAGCGTCATCAACAAGATAGTGGAGCCTGGCGAGGTCATTGCAGGCGGAACTCCCCTCGTCACCGTCGTTGACCTCAACAAGCTCTATCTCCGGGCTTTCATGCCCACAGAGAGGCGCGACAGAATAAAGATCGGCAATGCCGTAAAAATCACACCCGACGGCCTGGACCAGAGCTTTGAAGGTGTCGTCTATAAGATATCCGACAAGAACGAGTTCACCCCCAAGAACGTGGAGACCAAGGACCAGAGAACCAAGCTGGTCTTTTCCGTGAAAATCAGGATACTGGACAACAAGGAGAAAAAGCTCACGCCAGGCATGCCCTGCGAGGCCCAGATTGACACGGCCAGGAACATCTCCACCGAAGGCCTGGATAAGCCGGAAAAATAAGGACGTGCCTGATGGACTCAATTCTCACCGTGACCAGTGTGTCCAAAAGCTTCAGGAAGGTTCAGGCCCTCAAGAATGTCTCTCTTAAAGTGAAAAAAGGCGAGATATTCGGTCTCATAGGCCCCGACGGCGCGGGGAAAAGCACCCTGATCTACATCATAGGGGGGCTCCTGCGCCCGAACGATGGCTCGGTGACTCTGCTGGAGAACGACATGCTCAAAGATCCCGAGGTGGTGAAGCCTCACCTTGGCATCCTTCCCCAGGGCCTTGGCCTGTCGCTGGCCGCCGAGCTCTCCATAGAGGAGAACGTAAATTACTTCGCCGAGATCAACAGCGTGGACCCGAAAAAGCGGGAAACCCTCAAGACGGACCTCCTGGAAGTGACAAAGCTGATGCGCTTCAAGGACAGGGCCGCCAAGAACCTCTCGGGCGGCATGAAGCAGAAGCTCGGCATCTGCTGCACCCTCATCCACTCACCCAAGATGGTCTTCCTGGACGAGCCCACCACCGGCGTCGATCCAATCTCCAGGAGGGACATCTGGTATCTCATCAACAAGATCCTGAAGGAGAACGACATCACCATCTTTCTCACCACCTCCTACATGGACGAGGCTGAGCGCTGCCACCGCATGGCCCTCATGCACCTTGGCGAGGTTGTGGCCATGGGTGATATCAATGACCTCACCAGGCAGATCGACGGCAGGCTTATTGAGATCTACGTGGACGATCAGCAGAAGGCTCTTGGCATCTTCAAGAATATGGAGGCGATAAAAGTCATTTACCCCGCCGGGATCAAGCTTAACGCCATATACAGCGGGCAGGAGGCCGCCGGTGACTCCATCAAGAGCTTCGGTGAGGCCCATGACATCAAGGTGAACCGCATCGAGGAAGTGGTGCCCACTCTGGAAGACGTGTTCCTGTCGAAGATTATGAAGCAGGCCGCAGGATTCAACCAGGAGGCCCTCGAGGAGTTCTACAATGTGCCGGGGAAAACGCAATGCAGGAAGAGCAGCGACGATATCATGATCGAGGTGAAGAACCTCTACAAGATATTCGGGAACTACACGGCAGTGGACAACGTGAGCTTTGACGTGAAGCGCGGCGAGATATTCGGCTTCCTGGGCCCCAACGGCGCCGGCAAGACGACGACGATAAAGATGCTCTGTGGCCTCTTCCCGCCCACGAAAGGCTCGGGCAAGATAAGCTCCTTTGACATCATGAAGGAGCAGTGGAAGATCAAGGAAAACATCGGCTACATGTCGCAGAAGTTCTCCCTTTACCGCGATCTCACCGTGGGCGAGAATATCGAGCTTTACGCGGGCATATACGGTGTCCCTGAAAGCGACCTCCAGAGAAGAAAAGAGCTCATCCTGAAGGTGGCCGACCTCGAGGGGAAGGGGGATATCATCACCGACAGCCTCCCCATGGGCATCAAGCAGCGCCTGGCCCTGGGGTGCGCCATCATCCACCAGCCTGAAGTGATATTCCTTGACGAGCCCACGTCAGGCGTCGATCCCATCGCCCGGAGAATATTCTGGGACATCATCTTCTACCTCTCCCAAAAAATCTGCGTCACCATTCTCGTGACGACCCACTATATGGACGAAGCCGAGCAGTGCAACAGGATCTCCCTGATGCACATGGGGCGCCTGATAGCCCTGGGAGCTTCCCTGGAGCTGAAGAAGAAGGTCACCGCAGAGATAGGCCTGATGCTTGAAATCCTCACGACGGCGCCCTTTGAGAGTTATGACATCCTGGGGAGACATTTCGGCTTCTGCAACATATTCGGGAGGACCATCCATCTCTATACCAGGGATGGCGCCAAGGATGAAGGGAAAATAAGACAGCTCCTCTCGGAGCAGAAAATCGAGGTCCTGGACATGAGAGAAAAGCTCATGCCTTTTGAAGATGTCTTTGTCTATTTCTGTGAAAAAGCCGAAAAGGGGGAAATCTGAGATGTTCTCTCCGCGCCGGATGTGGGCCGTAACCATGAAAGAAACCCAGGAGCTCGTGAGAAACTGGATGAGCTGCCTTCTCACCATCATCGCGCCCATCATTCTCTATTTCCTCTTTGCCTACGGCTTTCCCCTCGAGGTGAAAAACATCCCCATCGGCGTCCTCGACGAGGACAGGACAAAGACAAGCAGGGAACTCATC contains:
- a CDS encoding HlyD family efflux transporter periplasmic adaptor subunit; the protein is MDKNRIIQLVLMAIFIGLMLVAGCNFIKELQGEKKESKTIIDVSGRIEGDQFNAGAKVTGKVDRLLVDEGDTVKRGQLLGSIYSEQLKASVDSAKKEVEIWKSRIIQSESALEQAKARTHASVNQAEAGLNVNTSQLNKAQALYKQSVAQLDQSVLAVRQAELDHAQAGASLKKAKANLDYNDKEFQRYKNLLKEDAIPKTKYDAVETQYITAREDFVLAKKQVDKALTAIDTAKKNLNVANANVNIGIAGIKEGASSVEAGRANVNLAQVGSYDIEQREKDVKMAHQSLAKAQDALKSALADLEDSRVYAPIDGSVINKIVEPGEVIAGGTPLVTVVDLNKLYLRAFMPTERRDRIKIGNAVKITPDGLDQSFEGVVYKISDKNEFTPKNVETKDQRTKLVFSVKIRILDNKEKKLTPGMPCEAQIDTARNISTEGLDKPEK
- a CDS encoding ATP-binding cassette domain-containing protein; protein product: MDSILTVTSVSKSFRKVQALKNVSLKVKKGEIFGLIGPDGAGKSTLIYIIGGLLRPNDGSVTLLENDMLKDPEVVKPHLGILPQGLGLSLAAELSIEENVNYFAEINSVDPKKRETLKTDLLEVTKLMRFKDRAAKNLSGGMKQKLGICCTLIHSPKMVFLDEPTTGVDPISRRDIWYLINKILKENDITIFLTTSYMDEAERCHRMALMHLGEVVAMGDINDLTRQIDGRLIEIYVDDQQKALGIFKNMEAIKVIYPAGIKLNAIYSGQEAAGDSIKSFGEAHDIKVNRIEEVVPTLEDVFLSKIMKQAAGFNQEALEEFYNVPGKTQCRKSSDDIMIEVKNLYKIFGNYTAVDNVSFDVKRGEIFGFLGPNGAGKTTTIKMLCGLFPPTKGSGKISSFDIMKEQWKIKENIGYMSQKFSLYRDLTVGENIELYAGIYGVPESDLQRRKELILKVADLEGKGDIITDSLPMGIKQRLALGCAIIHQPEVIFLDEPTSGVDPIARRIFWDIIFYLSQKICVTILVTTHYMDEAEQCNRISLMHMGRLIALGASLELKKKVTAEIGLMLEILTTAPFESYDILGRHFGFCNIFGRTIHLYTRDGAKDEGKIRQLLSEQKIEVLDMREKLMPFEDVFVYFCEKAEKGEI